Proteins from a single region of Segatella copri:
- a CDS encoding DUF5675 family protein translates to MNINIFRRRFTPWSVDGTMVIGGKIFCDTLERPNRHLPAGRYKISLIPTKQKKVSETKKKNKYERGKYEIVIKPVILLRSNYVPRTVRRRARFVPGNGPLRLRNKSIILGKSHYTGIVTQSEECYNAFCQLLDEEFKRMKKKHLPCRINLFIRDLGVDEIPFNYLLIFQ, encoded by the coding sequence ATGAACATCAATATATTCCGCCGTCGCTTCACTCCATGGAGTGTGGATGGCACAATGGTTATAGGTGGCAAGATTTTCTGCGACACCTTAGAACGTCCTAACCGTCATTTGCCAGCAGGACGTTATAAGATTTCTCTTATTCCTACCAAGCAAAAGAAGGTGTCGGAGACAAAGAAGAAAAATAAGTATGAAAGAGGAAAATATGAAATTGTTATCAAGCCTGTTATTCTGTTGAGATCCAATTACGTGCCTCGTACTGTTAGGCGCAGAGCTCGCTTCGTGCCTGGCAACGGTCCGCTACGTCTGAGAAACAAGAGTATCATTCTGGGCAAGTCTCATTATACCGGAATCGTTACGCAATCAGAAGAATGCTATAATGCATTTTGCCAGTTGTTGGATGAGGAATTCAAGAGGATGAAGAAAAAGCATCTACCGTGCAGAATCAATCTGTTTATCAGGGATTTGGGTGTTGACGAAATCCCCTTCAATTATCTGCTTATTTTTCAATAA
- a CDS encoding N-acetylmuramoyl-L-alanine amidase: MRKIKEIIIHCSATKEGRNFTVADIDRWHRERGLRCIGYHFVIYRDGSIHVGRAIEEVGAHCKGHNSISIGVCYIGGLSKKGKPKDTRTREQKAAMRSLIEQLKEEYPLATIHGHNEFANKACPCFDVKKEWGKE; encoded by the coding sequence ATGCGTAAGATAAAGGAAATCATCATTCATTGCAGTGCGACCAAGGAAGGTCGCAACTTCACCGTAGCGGATATTGACCGCTGGCACCGGGAGCGCGGACTGCGCTGCATAGGTTATCATTTCGTGATTTATCGTGACGGCAGCATTCATGTAGGTCGTGCGATAGAGGAGGTCGGCGCCCATTGCAAGGGCCATAATTCCATCAGTATAGGCGTCTGCTACATCGGCGGCTTATCAAAGAAAGGCAAGCCGAAGGATACAAGAACCCGAGAACAGAAAGCGGCAATGCGCTCGCTCATCGAGCAGCTGAAGGAGGAATATCCATTAGCCACGATTCATGGTCATAATGAATTTGCCAACAAAGCCTGCCCCTGCTTTGATGTAAAGAAGGAGTGGGGGAAGGAGTAA
- a CDS encoding NADP-specific glutamate dehydrogenase, which translates to MKASEVIANLQRRFPNEPEYIQAVSQVLGTIEEEYNKHPEFEKANLIERLCIPDRIIQFRVSWVDDKGNVQTNMGYRVQHNNAIGPYKGGLRYHKSVNLGILKFLAFEQTFKNSLTTLPMGGAKGGSDFSPRGKSNNEVMRFCQAFMTELYRHMGPDEDVPAGDIGVGGREVGYLFGMYKKLTHQFQGVLTGKGQEFGGSLIRPEATGYGNVYFLCNMLATKGIDIKGKTVLVSGSGNVAQYTMEKLLQLGAKPVTCSDSDGYIYDPDGIDREKLDYIMELKNVERGRIKEYAEKYGVKYVAGAKPWFEKADIALPSATQNEINEEAAKALIANGVIAVSEGANMPSTPEAIKVFQDAKILYSPGKAANAGGVAVSGLEMSQNSERLKWSREEVDAKLHDIMNDIHANCVKYGTEPDGYVNYVKGANVAGFLKVAKAMMAQGIV; encoded by the coding sequence ATGAAAGCATCAGAAGTCATCGCGAATCTCCAAAGAAGATTCCCAAATGAGCCTGAATACATTCAGGCAGTTAGTCAGGTTCTCGGTACTATCGAGGAAGAGTACAACAAGCACCCAGAGTTTGAGAAGGCAAACCTCATCGAGCGTCTCTGCATTCCAGACCGCATCATCCAGTTCCGCGTATCTTGGGTAGATGATAAGGGCAACGTACAGACTAACATGGGTTACCGCGTACAGCACAACAACGCGATTGGCCCTTACAAGGGAGGTCTTCGTTACCACAAGTCAGTAAACTTGGGTATTTTGAAGTTCTTGGCTTTCGAGCAGACATTCAAGAACTCTCTTACAACTCTCCCAATGGGTGGTGCTAAGGGTGGTTCCGACTTCTCTCCACGTGGCAAGAGCAACAACGAGGTAATGCGTTTCTGCCAGGCTTTCATGACAGAGCTTTATCGTCACATGGGTCCAGACGAGGATGTTCCAGCTGGTGACATCGGTGTAGGTGGCCGCGAGGTAGGTTACCTCTTCGGAATGTACAAGAAGTTGACACACCAGTTCCAGGGCGTCTTGACCGGTAAGGGTCAGGAGTTCGGCGGTTCATTGATTCGTCCTGAGGCAACAGGTTACGGTAACGTATACTTCCTCTGCAACATGCTCGCTACCAAGGGTATCGACATCAAGGGCAAGACTGTTTTGGTTTCAGGTTCAGGTAATGTAGCGCAGTACACTATGGAGAAGTTGCTCCAGTTGGGTGCTAAGCCAGTTACATGTTCAGATTCAGACGGTTACATCTACGACCCAGACGGAATCGACCGCGAGAAGCTCGATTACATCATGGAGCTCAAGAACGTAGAGCGTGGTCGTATCAAGGAGTATGCTGAGAAGTATGGTGTAAAATATGTTGCGGGTGCTAAGCCTTGGTTTGAGAAGGCAGACATCGCTCTCCCATCAGCTACTCAGAACGAAATCAACGAGGAGGCAGCCAAGGCTCTCATCGCCAACGGCGTAATCGCAGTAAGCGAGGGTGCAAACATGCCTTCTACTCCAGAGGCTATCAAGGTATTCCAGGATGCTAAGATTCTCTACTCTCCAGGTAAGGCAGCCAACGCAGGTGGTGTTGCAGTATCAGGTCTTGAGATGAGCCAGAACTCAGAGCGTCTGAAGTGGTCTCGTGAGGAGGTTGATGCTAAGCTCCACGACATCATGAACGATATTCACGCAAACTGCGTGAAGTATGGTACTGAGCCAGACGGTTACGTAAATTACGTAAAGGGTGCAAACGTAGCCGGCTTCCTGAAGGTAGCTAAGGCTATGATGGCTCAGGGCATTGTATAA